aagagaaatttattctctcaccgtctgggaggctgaaagtctgaattcagggtgctagctccaggggaaggctttctctctcatcaGCTCTGGtacaaggtccttgtcatcaatcttcccatggtctaggagtgtctcagtgcagggaccctggtccaaagaatgcgccctgttcccagctctgctttcggGGTGATAGGAGGCcccccttctctcttttacatctcaacctaatcttgtagattgagtcctgcctcattaacataactgcctctaatcctgcctcattaacctcatagaggtaagattgatagcacacagaaaaatcacatcagatgtcagAATGGTGGAcgatcatgcaatactgggaatcatggcctagccaagttgacacatattttgggtggacacaaatcaatccatgacagtcttcGAACTCAGCAAGGCTCTTTCAATTGTATAATATAGCCCCTCTGTTTACTATCTTTTGGACCCAGCTAAGTTTCAGGTTAAAATTGTTTGAATTCGGATCTGGTCACAGTTTACTAATAGGTCTGATAGTTAAGATCCTTTGTCAGGTTGTCAGGTTCTATAGATGTTCTGGATGGCATAAAAAGACAGATTTcaagaggctttttttttgttgaaagacCAGTGTTGAAGAGgtcttaaaaaaatcaataatatttctaatataatttagaaaatagaatttaGTACTGTATAAAGAATACTGTTTTAGGTAAACAGAATGATCATCGACTTAAACACATCCCTGAAATTGGTGCTTTGGTTTCTACTTTCAAAATAGACTGCTCCTGTGTTTTTAGTTGGTCGTCTTTTGCCATGCTTTTCTAGACAAACAGTTCCTCAATAAAAACTTGGCTGATGTGCAACATGGAAAAAGATGCGAAGTTCTAGTGATACAGGATAGAAGTACTTGCATTTGTATCCAGCAGAGAAGAATGGCTAAGCCAGCAATGTAGAGGAGGCAGGCCAAACTAGATGAGAGATAAAGATAAATGCAAACTACGCCTACcccctgggaaaaaaaattaggctgAGAGCTGTTCGACTGGGTGAGCAGGCGAGCAGGTTTTCTTATGGTTTGAGCCCAACCTTCCCTTTGGCTAAGTGCTTTCCCAGGTGATAGGAAATCTCATTTATGTGGGTTTAAGTGCACTGGGAGTTCAGGTGGGGGTAGAACGAATGGAATGAACGTGGACTCTTCCACACTGCCCCTGGGTGTATTTAGTGATTTATGTGAAACGTGAAGTATACCTTTAAGAGTTGCCTGTACGTTTCGCACACTGGTGGTGGGATTGGATTATAAATTGTCAAAGTcattctggaaggcattttggCAATACgtgtaaaaatgtaaaatgtgCAGACGCTTAGCCAGATATTCTTCTTCTGTGAATGTAGCCAATGGAAATACTTGTGTAAGAGTGCAAATATAAATGTACAAGGTAGTTTACTGTCTCAGTGTTTCTAATAgcgaaaaaaaaatggaaacgacCTAAATGTTGGTCAGTTAGAGGAGTGACAAAATCATGACACTTCTGTACTGTGCTGGCTGGTGCAGGTGTGAAGAAGGGTAAGAGAGGGCTGTATGCATGAGCAGGCGCAGAGGGTGGGGGAACAGGAGCCACACTCTGAGTAACAGTGTTCTCTGGTACAGGAATAGGAAGGGGTGAGGACGCAGGGCTTCTACCTTGTACAATTCTCATTGAATAGGCTGTAAATGTTGCTCCCGTGATTTGTGTAACGGGGGATGTTGGATGTGCTTTCGCTTTTTATTTTACGTATGTATATTCTTTGCAAAGAGCACATagtcattttaaataatttaaaaaattgactgTGCCCAGTGTAGCAGTCACAGGAGCCCCATGTTCAGAAAGCTGACTGAGGAGTACCTGTTGGTCTTGGGTGCTATAAAGCCACCAGGATTTGAGCACTCGTGAGTCAtacgttgttgttattattaggtgccatgtagctggttctgactcatagtgatcctccgtacaacagaacgaaacactggctggctctataccatcctcacaatcgttgttacgcttgagcccattgttgcagccaccgtgtcaatccatctcattgagggtcttcctctttttgctcaccctctaccttaccaagcatgatgtctccagggactggtccctctgtaTAGATATTAACGTTACTCATTAGTTATGCATGCTAGAATCAAAGAGAATCAACTGTTCTCATGCAAGGGCAATGATACTGTAATTGTTATAAAATTTGGAGAACTTTATTTCAGTCTTGAAAATAGCTTTGCACATCTGATCCAGTTTTAGAGAATCATGTGGGCAGTACTTGCCTTTTTCCATTCAGTGCAGAAAATTAAGTGATCcaccataataaaatattaactaaGTTTTTATGACTTCTAGATGTTCTAAGTGTAGAGCATTTATCATATAAACGCTCAATTTTTCCTGAGTTTCCTgttactaaatattttatctcaCTGTCACCATTGTATGGGATCTTTGAACAAAAAATGAATACTGCGTAATAGTTAAACCCATTCACGTGTTATGATGGAATGTCAGCTTAATGTGTCATATATCAAATTTTGTTCAGAAGCTTTTGCATAATACAGAAGAATTTAATAAGAGTTGAAgttaattttgcctttgaaatATAGGGAAAGAAAAATGTTTGAAGTTTAAATTATGCTAAATTCTTAATCCTAAAATTTAACCCCCTTAATTATATCTGTAGCCTCATACTGAGGCTTGTGACAGTCGTCAAACTAAGTGGGTCTTCACTcagattatttaaaaacaatttctttTGAGCTGTTAAAGTACTCATAAGCATCTTTTATGGGGCTGATGAAGGATTTAATTTTCAGAATATTATTTCTATGCTTCTGCCCCCCAATACCATTTAATACCTGAAACAAATGAAGTCATAAAAGTAACCTGCCGTTTTTGTTTCACTGGAGTCTTGACtgaatttgatatttttattttttaccaaaaGTTCTGCTAATGAAGTAGGGACATACATATTACTGGGACTGTGTGTTTCTTTATCTTCAGTAATACCTGACTTTTATATCGTAAACAACAgtgacataaaattttttttcatgtgattaaaaaaaaatatgtaggtaGGAGAGatgccagagttttttttttttttttaagtataattagTTAAACCAGCGTGAAGGAAGCCCTGGCAGTACAATGCTTACGCGCTCGCGGCTCCACAGGAGCAAAGACGggggagtctgctcccataaagattctgactcatagtcatagtgaccctataagacagagtagaactgccccacaggatttccaaggagcggctggtagattcgaattgctgaccttttggctagcaactatAGCTCTTCACTACTGCACGGGcataggaagccctatggggcagttcgcctCTGTCAccaggggtcactgtgagtcagaaccaacttgaaggcacctagcaacaacggtAACAATGAAAGTAAGGATTAGCATACAGATATGATAGTGTTAATTTGAAAGATACTGAGATGAGTATGATGTTAAATTTATCACCAGAGCACATACTTCTGAAATTATTTGGTTTAACAGTTATTCAAATGACTCCAAGTTGATTAGTCACATTAGTTGATTTGAAGTAGTTTAGAGAACAACCACCGAGGTCGAAAGACTAGCAGCCATCACCAGGAAGGTGGGGGTGGGATGCAGGGCCGGTCTCTGAGCCGCAGGGTGATTCAGCCGTGCTCATTTCCTGCAGTCCAGAAAAGCATGAATCCTTGTCAggtgtatgtgtgcatacatgCCAGTATGTGCAAGTAATCGTTACTTACACCCTCTGCTGCCTGAAATTTGTACTGTTTCTCCTGTTCtgtggttttgtttcatttttattttaaatgctcTTAGTAAATTTTAATATCAAGTTGAGAATACTTAAGAGCTAGTGGAGCCTGGCTAAAGTAATTAAGACAATGAGGAGGAGGTAGGCTGGCAAAGTCAGCACCTTGGAAAGCCGGGACTGGAGAAATGCTACGGAAGTACAGGGGAAATAGGGAAAAGGAGAATCCTAGCTAGCAGGtcttccagagagagagagagatgtgacaatctgctgcagtgaaggttacagccttggaaaccctatgatgcacttccactgtgtcctatagtgtcgctatgaggcgaaatcaacttgatggcagtgaatttgggtttttctttttttgttttggtggcacagtggttaagcactcggctgctaacccaaagatgtggcttgaacccaccagctactccgtgggagaaggatgtgacagtctgcttccataaatactgtagccttggaaaccttatgggcagttctgaTTTATCCTGcagggttcactgtgagtcagaatcgacttgacggcagtaggtttggtcttttggtttagTTAGAAATTAAACGTGGTCTGAAATCTCACTTGAGATGCTAATGAATGCCTTCCCCTTGTCTTGCCTCAGACAATTTAGATGGAAGGTTGCTAGTGAGtggcctaaattttatttctcccCATTTGAAGAGATGGCAGCCTCATTTATCTCTCAGAAATACAGAACTTTCCAGAAGCTTGACTTGTAAATAATAAACTGTGCATCTGAAACAGGTTAGGTGAAAGGAGCAATGGACTGTGGACTGGGAGCAGGAAGATGACTGCTGCTACCACTCACGAGTGGTGTATATAACTTTGGGCATGCCTTTAGATACACAAGAACCCTCTTTCAGATCTGAGCAACGGAGGATTGAAAGAGGTCTCCAGGGTCATTTTGCTGTCTAAATTTCTGTAACAGCCTGGGTTTCTAGGTTACATTTAATACCTGGGATCAGGGCCTAGGTCTTAGGAAGCTTTCTCCAAAACTCCAGGTGGAGCCATCTCATATTCTGGGCACCTCCATCTGGTATGCATAATACCCATAGTTTGAGCACCTTGTTCTTGGCCTTCCCAGCCTTACCATCCCTACCCATACTAGCCTCCTTTGTctacacacagtaggtgctcaacacaTTAGTATTGGAATGAATGAATTTTCCATAGTCTTTTGGAAGATGCTTTTGCCCTTTCATGCTTATGAATTTTTGAGACTACCAGTGTAGTCTATTAACTCGTTAGCTTTGTAGTAAATATTACAGTCATGCTAATTTATTAGGCCCTTTTTCTATGGCTGATACTTTAAATTTCTGTTGATGTGAAAAATGTGTCCATTAGAttagatatttttttaaatactttttgttAATGCTTTTTTTGCAGGGGTCTTGCCCCTCAGAATAAACCAGAACTGCAGAAAGTGATGGAAAAGAGAAAACGCGACCAAGtaataaagcagaaggaagaagaagCACAAAAGAAGAAATCTGACTTGGAAATAGAACTATTAAAACGGCAACAGAAGTTGGAGCAGGTAGGGGTGATTCAGGTGAAGTCCGTCCTTTTTTGTCCTGAGAAATAGGAATGTTGGAGCAAGCAGGATTTATCAGACACGTCAAATGTAAACGTATATACCATGAAAGAAAGATCTGAGATGAAATGTCAGCAGATGGGGTAAAACACATTCAAGGATGACACAAGGATTCTATCGAGGACCTAACGGAGATCCAGGAGGCAAAGCCAAAACCAGGGAAATGTCATTGACTTCACAGCAGAGTGTTGGGATTTCAGGCAATGTAATGAAATTTAACTTCACTAAGAATCCAGAGCAACTGTGGTGTTGAtctcagtgttttgttttcttagacTTGAGTTTTAGATTCTTTGTCATCTCTTGGGGTTGTTTGGAGTAACAACCAATTGGTTTTCCCCTGCTGTGCAGAATTGGTTTTCCCCTACTGTGCAGAATTTGTTTTTCCCTGCTGTGCACAATTACCTGCAGAAACAtacattaaaaagagagagagagaaaccaggaGAGAATTTTTTTCATTAGGAAATGAAGTAGTTGGGGACTTTGGGAAGAGAGTATTTTgaaaagcttctttttttttcttgcaaataATTGTCTTGTTTCTGAATTTCATCTAGCTTGAACTTGAGCAGCAGAAATTGCAAGAAGAGCAAGAAAATGCCCCAGAGTTTGTGAAGGTAAAAGGGAATCTCAGGAGAACAGGCCAAGAAGTCGCCCAAGCCCAGGAGTCCTAGGTCGAGGCTGCCCAGAGACCTCACATGTCCCAGCCCACCACCGCACAGAAGCCGTGTCTTTAGGTGTCTCCTCACCACTTAATCTCAGGGCAGAAGGCCCTGGAGAGAATTCCAGCCAGCAGAAAATTTTTACGTAAaaaaggatttggttttggttttcctccCCTTGCAATCTGGGTGGATAAATTGCCTGTGACAGTTACAGTTCTATTCGCCAAAAGAAGGACGTTGACCAACAATAAGTTGGGATAATGGACCTGTGTTcagagactttaaaaaaaaaaaaaaaaagaggacactGGAATACATTTTTGAGAGTTGCACTACTTGGCTTTTCTTGCAATCCAAGTTAAGTGGGGCACAgagccttttttcttttaaaagttagaGAAACTGTGTTTAAGTCTTCTTTTTGTCATCTATGAGATAATTTAGATGGCGCAGAAATGCATTTAACCTGTTACATTCAATATCTGTAAATCCTATTTTGAGAACCTGAAATGTTCTTGTTTAATTTATGCTTTCACCCATGTTAGAATTTACACCAGAGAATATCAATGTTAACGTTGAGCACAGTGATTATCTTTGTTGGCACTTACACTTAGAAATAGGGCAGGAAATGttaaaaatatgtaaacaaaaaTATGTAAACACCCATCTTGATCCTACTTCAGTTCCTTTCGGTTCTCTGTATAATAGTATGCTACATGGTGACATTTAAGTTCAGAAAAGGTATATCGTGTAAATCCATTTATTGTTTTGGCAGCTTataggatttgtttttgtttcatttgaaaattttttGCTGAGCTAGTCCTTTGAGATGAAATATTCTCCCAAGCCTTTGGAGAATGGAGACTAGTCCGTATAACCGAACTGCAGTGTCAAAAAGTAGAGGGACCAAAATCTCTTCACTTCTTCTGAGAGCAGTGTGGGAAAAGCTCCCCTTGGGAGCTGGGTAGTAAGGAGTTCTGTGGATATTTTAATAATGTGAAGCAAATGTAGGCTGGTCTCAAGGAAACTTAATTGGAACATTTTTAGTATTTGTACATTTTGAATATCATGAGAATCCAAGCTTTGAAGTTGCTGATTAATAATAGTTCCTGATTtcgttgccttttcttttttcttgtaaaGAAAGACTGTTTCACCACTTGGTGGTGACGATGCTGTTGATACTGATGGTGATGACTACTACTTCACTGCATCGCTCAGGAAGGGCCGAGGCCGGGAGAGGCTGCTCAGCTTACTCACCCTGGCTGGCGTGCTGTTCAGAGTACAGGCCGAGCTATGCAGATAAGCAAAATCCACGTGCAAAATTCATCCGATTCAGCTGGTGTGGGCAGGAGTACATTCTGCTCGGGGAAGGATGGAAACATTTGTGTGAGTTCAGTACGTTCTCCATATAGTCAATTCAGGCAGTGATTTCTACATTCAAGATTCTTCTTACGTTTCCTTTAGAGGCTCATAGAAAGCTGGATCCCGAGCCTTTGAGTCCTTCGTAAGGATAGCAGAAAATAGCTTTCTATGGGAATGCTTCAGTTTAGTTTTAATAGTTGATGATTAGGGCCATATTCAATCTTAAATGTGATCAAGATAAAAGTAAATGCAGTGATAATATACTGCTCGTTAGAGGAACATGTTAGTCGATTACACCTGAAGTGGATTATTTATCTCATCAGCAAGTATTATTTGGATAAACTATGAGATGCTTAAGATAAATGTTGCTCTATAATAGCTCGCTGTTGAAGTGTGGAAGGGTaactatattttttccatcccacTTCCTTTTGAGAGAAGAAAGTGCGATGACTGATCATTTTTAAAGTACACTTCTGATTGCTTATTGACTAGAGTTCTTCTTTGTGTATATGGACTAATGATGTGACTTTTAAAATGAAGATTCAGGACTGTCTCATACCCTTTTGTCTAACTGGTTTTTAGATCTCTAGGTCTGTACCCTTGAAGCAACTCTGCCACTTGATAAAATTCTCAAGGGCTCTGACAGGGTCCTTTAGAAGGACCAATCCTGTTCCTAGAATTTACCTAGAACTCAGTCTTTGTGggggaaataaaaattacaaaaccaTTTTCTTCCCAATCTTATAAATCTGGAGAATTACGTGCAGTTGGTAGTACAAGGTCTGGCCAAAAGAAGACGTTGTTGTAAATAGCGTAAAGTAATATTTGATGACAAAACTGTGGGATGCACAATAGAGAAGCTCTTTGCAGTCATCAGAGCAGCTTGACTCATAAGCCTGAGTTTAAAAAGATGATTGGTCACCCCTCACACCTCAATACCGTACAGTCCAAACCCCTAGGACTCTTGCATATCAGAGCAGTTTGTGCTTTGAGCCACTTTTTGACTAAAATGGCTCCATTTTCCACTCTGTGGTTTTCTTAAAATAGTTCAGTGTTTTATAGTCTCATAGTAGGTAAAGTAGTGTTGCTTTCTAAGCTATAACAGCTGACTTTAttcttctactctgaaaaatcTTGACTTGTTTgagtgtatataatatatataaagggggccttaatgaatttttttttcataatttaatattttttgtatttgCTCTTATATAATTGTTTTTAATGGAAAGTATTACAGAATTGAGGTTGGAATTCATAGAACCAAAGTTATTCTTAATAAAAATCACCACATGCTTGGGCCATGCAACCATGTTTGTCTGATCTGTTTAATATGCGTACCTAGAACTGAAGGTGGGGGCGGGGTTATGCTCAGTTCATAGATTAGAAGTTGGTTCCAGGGTCTCCTCTGGTGACTGGCCCACTTTGACAGTCTCCTCCCCAAATCAGTTACGCTGTATTGCTTTGTGTCAGTCAAGGCTGGCAATTATGTCAAACAATTTCTTGGTAAGATGTTAATAGCTCTGTATGCTACCCTTTGCATAGCATGTATGGTGTTTTACCAGCAGCTGTCAGTTCTTCAGATGAAGGTATTCTGAATTTTAGGTAGCTTGGTAGGACAGTGGGAGATACATTTTGAGAAAGACCCTTTTTTTAGTGCCTGTGCATATGGCATGTCTGGAGTGTGAATATgagatttttgttcatttttgcttATTCAGCTAAATTAATGCTATCCTCAGAGGAGTTATTTTGGGAGACTATACACATGATTCCAGCATACCATTGGCTAAAATAGTTTGAGGGTTAAATCTCcatattttataattatgccTGTATTTTGCAACCCAAAATTATCAAACAGCCTGATCACCCAACTCCCAATGTCTttggactcttaaaaaaaaaaagttgttatctACTCAGGAGAGTGAAGATTTGTTGCTTCTGTTGAGATTGTATCATGAGTTCTAAGGGCCCTTGCAGAAGACAGCTTCCAAAAATGATGTGAGCAGTACCTGCATACCTGGGATAAGTAGGCAGTTTCCCAGGATGACAGTTCTGAGGCTGTCAGTCCATTTAATTGCACTACAgagccctggcggcgtagtggttaagagctcagctgccaaccaaaaaggtcagcagttcaaatacatcagccgctccttggaaaccctatgaggcagttgtgcTCTATGTCGTCATTTGAAAATGCATTCTGATTGTCAGTTGTGAGGTTTTGAGTGTCTCTTCTCCACTTGCCCCTGGATTTCCTAGCAAGATGGGAATTGCCAGCCTgagtctggcaaaaaaaaaaaaaaagacacttggtTATTTAGTGGAAGCTGTCACCCATGAGCCCAGTATGAATTATACCCATTCAGTATTCTGGGGCGGTAGGATCACCCAGTAGCATTAGTGATGGCATAGTAATTAATGTCCCGTAAAACTCATTAAAATGGATTCTGTGCTATTTCGGAAGGTCCAGCCATGGCATCCTAAGGCTTCGAAAGAAGTGATGGGATTTTAGGGAAACGACTCCGTAACATTCTATTGAAATGTAGATACAAacgtgtagaatttttttttttaaagaaaatgtaaattctTTGTGAAGACATAATCAAGTATTTGTGTGTACTTTATAAAAAAGGATCTTTGCATTTCTCCATTACATGATAGGAAAATGTAAAAAAGTCTTATTACgtgtgtgggtttttttcttaaaaacattACTGTAGATGTTCACTTTAGAACTTTGGAAGAAGTATTGACTAAACAGACTGAATACATGCTGATTACATTTCTCCCATCCCAAATCCTATGAAGTGTCTGAAAAGATGTAAAAGGAAGAATCGGTTTCCAAAGCAAGAGTGATATCAGCGGAACTGAAACTTTGAGGATACCTGAAAGATAGAAAGCAGACAGGATCAGATTTTTGGAGAATGGAGAATGGGGCCATAGGAACCCATAGTCCAAAATAAACTGTGCATGGAACTTATGGAACATTTGTAAAACCTGGCCATGGGTCAGGCagcaaagaaaattagaataaatttTGAAGAGCAGAAATCACACATCACAACAAAGGAGATTGAACTAAAGTGATATTCATGGGAAACTTTCAAATTCTATAAACAGCACATGAAACATGAATACAATGATTTAacaggcttttaaaaaaaatttaacagatTATGTCcaaatatcatttcaacatgtaattagCATGAAAATTGTTGAGATATTTTACATATTCAGTCTTTATacccagtgtatttttttttttgttttgttttgccttttttgtcTTCCTAggtaagtgaagtcatacaatctttgtctttttgtagtggacttacttcactcagcccAGTGTCTTCAagatccatccatattgtagcatgtatcaagccttcatttctcctattggctgaATAGTATCCCACTGCATATATGTACTGCagtttgttatccattcatctctcgaTGGGCATTTAGTTGAtttcatcttttggctattgtggatagtgctgcaatgaatatcaaaaccacaatgagataccacttaactcatgaggatggcacaggaccaggcagtgttttgttctgctgtgcatagggtcagaactgtcttgagggcacctaacaacaacaacaggatggctaagattaaaaaaaagaaaatgaatcttagtgaggatgtggggaaattggaacctttatccATCGCtacagagccctagtggctcagtggttgagaccagtggctgtaaaccaaaaggttggcagttctaatccaccagctgctccttgaaaactgtatgaggcagctctactctgtcctatagggtcactatgagtcagaatcaactcgacaacaatgcatttggttttggttttttaatccattgctggtggaaatgcaaaaatgGTACACCCGTTGTGGGAAGTAGTGTGGCAGTCCTTCaagaaactaaaaacagaactaccacatgacccagcaattccgctcctaggcATTtgctcaaaagacttgaaagcagagactcaaaccaagacttgtacaccaatgatCATTAACAggcttttaaataatttatatgtTGTGACTAcgttgtcagctgctgttgagtctgccccaactcatggcaatcccatgcacgatggaacaaaatgctgcccagtcctgtaccatctcatAATTGCTtggagatcagaccattgtgatccataggctttacactggctgattttcagaagtagatcaccaggcctttcttcctagtctgtgttagtctggaaggtctCCTGGCACCTGcttaacatcatagcaacatgcaagcctccactgacagatggctggtggctgcacatgaggtaccttGGCGGataatcaaacccaggtctcacatggaaggtgagaattctccactgaaccaccgctgtccacataaatttgtttttaaaatcaacATTTGTGCTTTATCTTACTTTCATATTAAAATATACATTCTTAATATTATAGCCtgaaccaaatctgttgccatcaattctgactgatagagaCTATATTATAGCAATACGTACTTTCATATCCTTCTAGGGATCCagtttgtcatagattgaattgtgtcccccaagatatctgtcaacttggctacgtcatgattccccgtatgactgtgtgattgtctgccattttaacTTCTGATGtgttttccctctgtgttgtaaatcctatcactaggaTGAAATGCGATGgatcagtggcagttatattgatgagatatacaagattagatagtgtcttaagtcaatctctttgagatatgaaaaagagaagcaagcagagaagcatggggacctcataccaccaagaaagcagtacagggagcagagcacatcctttggacctgaggttcctgtgctgagatgctccctgaccaggggaagaccgatgacaagtcccttcctccagagccgacagaggacgcctctcccctagagctgatgccctgaatttggacttgtaacctactagacagtgagagaataaacttctcttcgttgaagccatccacttgcggtatttctgttacagcagcaccagatgacaaAAACAGTTTTACTGTTTTTGAGACCTTCCTGGATTTGTAATCTTATCAACCTAAAAGAAGAGGAATACTTCCTCAGGTTAACTGAGAGTGCATAACCTGGATTGTTGACTGGTTCTTACTTAGAATATGGGGCTTGGCAGCACATTCCAAGCTGATGAAACCATGAGCCAGAGGCCTCGGGCTAAGTCTCTTTTTATCATCAGTTTTTACCGGCCTTGTCATCAGATGTTTAATACGTTGCCTTTCATATTCAATTTTTTGAAACTTGGTGTCTTTCCCAGAAATGATGTATGCTTTAATTTTGCATGGCCAGCATGACCTAACTCATTGTTCTGTCTGTATGATAGATTGATCCTGTCCATTAGCATTATTGAAAACTTATCTTATGCCTTGTCAATATCTCATTGATAATTAGTGGGATCATTCTGAAATTTTGTCTACTAAATGCGTCTAATGACTCCTAGGTCATCAAGCCTACATGGTGAATTCTTTTCTTGGGGCCGTTTGGTTATTTATTATCTTGGATATACTGTTGGATCCTCTAAttgttgtatgtttgatcaactgGACTCATTTTCTGCTTGGTTATTACATGgtgatcagcttttttttttttttgtacttaatgtttttctagtttctt
The DNA window shown above is from Elephas maximus indicus isolate mEleMax1 chromosome 4, mEleMax1 primary haplotype, whole genome shotgun sequence and carries:
- the FAM107B gene encoding protein FAM107B isoform X4, whose protein sequence is MAEPDYIEDDNPELIRPQKLINPVKTSRNHQDLHRELLMNQKRGLAPQNKPELQKVMEKRKRDQVIKQKEEEAQKKKSDLEIELLKRQQKLEQLELEQQKLQEEQENAPEFVKVKGNLRRTGQEVAQAQES
- the FAM107B gene encoding protein FAM107B isoform X3, which translates into the protein MLLFGVNVLALGTGGLGENCRQRDSPFEDTDLKDSYLIPRNIMAEPDYIEDDNPELIRPQKLINPVKTSRNHQDLHRELLMNQKRGLAPQNKPELQKVMEKRKRDQVIKQKEEEAQKKKSDLEIELLKRQQKLEQLELEQQKLQEEQENAPEFVKVKGNLRRTGQEVAQAQES